The region TATGGTTGATGTTTTTTCCATATTGGCAAATCTTCAGGACGATCAATATCAGATAAAATGGGTAAAATATAAGTGCTTAAATTGATTTTTTTGGCGATATTTTTGGTTATTGATAATACTTGAGATGTTCCCCAAGGAATATTTTGAAAAACTTCGGGAATGACTCGTTTTAATCCTATTAAATAATAACCACCGTCGGCGGCTTCTCCTAATACTAAATCATGATTATCTAAACAACTAAATGCTTGTTGTAAAATGGTAATATTGAGATCAGGACAATCAATACCAATGATAATAACCTTAGAGAAACCTAAGTTAAAAGAGTCGGTAAATGCCGACTTCATACGATTTCCTAAATCTCCATTTGCCTGAGTATAATAAGTTAAATTATCTCCTAACCAATCTTGCATTACTTGTTGATTTTGTCCTGTATAATAAATAGATATAGTAATATTTGGGAAAAGTTTTTTGGCTTCTTTTACAGTATGTTCAGTTAGTTGACGTTGTAGATTTGCTGCCCCTTGCGCCCCCAAAGCAGGAATTAAACGGGTTTTCGTTTTTCCAGGTTCAGGATAACGAGTAAAAATAATAAGGTTATTACTTTGTGAGTGTTTTAAATTAGACATTCCCAATGGTTTTATACATATAGATATGGGAGGCCTGAACAAAGATCATGAGGATAGGAAAAGCTGAAACTCAACCCTATCCTCAGTTTTTAAAAACCATTTTATAGATTTTAAAAACCTAAGTTACCTTTTTATTTGACAAATTGGGGCATAACTTCGGTTGCGGTCAATAAACCATAAATTCCGCGACGATGTAAGGATATTCCCGCTTTAAGATAACCAAATGCTGGGCCACACACATTAGCTGCCATACTGGTTTCATCCCCTAAAGTAAAGGTATGGGTTGAAATTTTCCCCTCAAAAGTGCGTCCAGTAACTTTGACATTGGTACTTAATGGTTTTTTCGGGTTGCGAGTATCCACAATACCCCCAACTGTAACGCGATCGCGTGAACAAATGCCGGCCAACTCCAACATAATATCGTCAGCGTGTTCCATATTCTCTAGGGTAAGAATGCCATTAGTTTTGTCTAAAAATGCCTCTACTTCTGCATCGGTCATGGCCCTGGCTTTTTCTACGTCGAAACCGGGTAAATGGGCAATATCTTCCCGAATTGTAGCGCGGTAAGCTTCCCAATTGGCAATACCTACCCCAAAGGTAATCTTAACACTGTGAATTTCTGTATAACTTTGAGCCGCGATCGCAGCAGCAGCAGTTAAGAGTCCAGGAGTCGCCCCACATCCGGTCATATAAGTAATTCCAGCCGCTTTTAATTCGTCTTGGAGTTGTAACAATTGTTCAACTGCACTGGTACGTTTGAGGGCATCAACTAAGACTCCTTTCCACCCAGAAGCAATAAATTGTCTGGCCACATCTGCCATAAAAGTATTAGGAAGGTTGGGTAAAGCCAAGAAATAACCATCAACAGTGGCATTTTCTAGTAACTCTTGGATACTATGGTTGCTGAGGGTTCCATAAGGTTCAACATAGCCGATTGAGCCTTGTTGATGATAGGTGGCGATCGCTGTATCAGGATCTAATCCTGTCTCACAATAAGCATAACCTTTAAGATCTGCTGCTGCCACCCAAAGCATTTCTTGTTTTGGGGACAAAACCCTGGTTGCTGCTTGTCCAAGGCCACCAAATCCTAATATACCGACTTTTAGTGCGTTATTACTGTTCATTATTGTCTCGCTTCTAACTTATCCTAATCTTTTATTATCGATGGTTTGGGAATTAGCGGGCGGGTTTATCTAAGATCTTGCACCATGATTGAAAAACCACAAAACCTCGACTTTTAAAGCTAGGACTTACGCAAGGACACTAAACGTAGGATGTGTTCCCAACGCATCCCACTATCTATCTAAAATGCAAAAAGAGGACTCCCGCTACACCGCCTAAGCGGTTAGCGGTGAGATGAATTTTTGCCAACAAATAAACCGACCGTAGGGAGTCCTTATTTCTTAGGGGAATTTTGGTTTTCAACATAATTTTTAAGTTGTTCAACAGTTACGCCACCACAACTTGCCACAAAATAAGAGCCTGTCCAAAAATAAGGTTTTCCATAAAAGTATTTCTTAGACAAGTCAGGGTTTTCTTTTCGTATCAACCTACTACTAACAGTTTTTAAATTACCGATTAAAGTAGATAAAGGTTTATCGGGTTTGTAGTCAATGAGCAAATGAACATGGTCGGACTCGCCATTAAATTCTAGTAATTCACAATCCCATTTATTTAAAGTGTCTTTAAAGATTTCTTGAAGTCTAGACAGTATAGGTTCACTGATAGCCTGTTTTCTGTATTTAACGACAAAAACAATATGAGCGTTAAGTCTGTAGACCGATCTAAATCCATGATTGTAAGCGTTTGACATATTAAAGCGTTAAGTGTTACACTGGCTAATGTAACACAACAGGTCGAAAGCCGTGTTAAATGTCTTAAAAGTCAGAATTTATCCAAATCAGCCACAAGAAATTGCCTTAAATCGAAATTTAGGCTGTGCAAGATTTGTGTATAATTTTTACTTAAATAAGACTAACAATCAGTATCAAGAAACTGGGATTGGGATGACTTATTGCCAAATGGCAAAAGACCTAACTCAGCTAAAAAAGCTCCCTGATTTTGAATGGTTGCAAGAATCAACGGCTGCCACCTTACAACAGGCACTCAAAAACTTAGAAGCTGCTTTTAAAAATTTCTTTTCTAAAAGGGCTAAATTTCCTAAGTTTAAGAGTAAATATAAACAACAATCAATCCGTTACCCTGAAGGTTGTTCTCTTAATAACAACGGTTTAAAGCTCCCAAAACTGGGGATTGTTAAAGCTAAACTTTCAAAAGAGATTTTAGGAAAGATTAAGTCAGTGACAGTTTCAAAAACAAGTACAGGTAAATATTTTGCCTCTATTTTATTTGAATCTGACGATTTAATCATCAATAAAACCTCTAAAGTCTCAGGAATTGATTTAGGCTTATCTAGCCTAGTGACAGTCTTTGATGGTGAAACAACTTATAAGGTTGACCCAATTAAACCAACTAGAAAATATGCCAAACGATTAAAAAGGAGACAACAGAAATTATCTCGTAGAACCAAGGGTTCTAACAACCGTAGAAAAGCGATTAAAGAAGTCGCTCTTGTTCACGAAAAAATTACTAATACTAGACAAGATTTTCTCCACAAACTCTCAAGAAAGCTCGTTGACGAAAACCAAGTCATTGTAGCAGAAAACCTTTGTATAAAAGGATTAGCGCGTACCAAATTAGCTAAATCAATACTTGATGCTGGATTTGGTATGTTACTAAACTTCTTAAGCTACAAGCTAGAAAGAGAGGGGGGGAAACTTGTTCAAGTTGACAGATTTTATCCAAGTACAAAAACCTGTTCTTGCTGCGGATTCAAAAATAATTTGATAAATTTAAGCATCAGAGATTGGGTTTGTCCTAATTGTCAAACTCACCATGACCGAGACGAAAACGCAGCTAAAAATATCAGAGCAGAAGGATTAAGAATACTGTCAATAAATACCGCCGGACAGACGGAATTTTAAGCCTGTGGAGAGTGAATAAGACTCGCTGGTACTTGTATTAGAAAGCATCGCTCGTTGAATCAGGAATCTCCCGCTACACCGCCCAAGCGGTTAGCGGCGAGAGTGTCAAAGCGTATTTAAGTAGGGTTTGTGTAAGTCCTAAAAGCCTAAAACCCTGATAAACTCCTTAATTTTAGGAAAAAACCCGCCCCTACGATTTATGTGCAGGCGGGTTTATGAAAATATTGGTTAAAAACCTTAATTTTAGGAAAAAACCCGCCCCTACGATTTATTATTTATTATTTATTTAGTGTGAGGTGTTTTTAACATGAAACAATTTCAACAAATAGTTTGGGGAGTGGTTATATCTCAAACTATCTGTATTTCTGTGAATGCTAATAGTTTAGACTATTGGGATTTTGATGTTGAACAAAATCGCCTAGAAATTGTTACTCAAGATGATATACGTCCCAAAGCAGAAATGATCTCTAACCCTACCCGTCTAATTATTGACTTACCAGGAGTTCAACTCGAACAACCAAGTATTCGCCAAGGAGACATTAGCGGTTATGTGCGGGAAGTACGAGTCGGACAAGTAACTGCCTATACTACTCGTATTGTAGTAGAATTGGGGCCCCAATATTCTATGCGTCCTTGGGAAGTCAGAGTACGTAGTTTAGCCCCTAACCGTTGGTTTGTCCAGTTGGCTAAATTTCAGCCTCTAGGGGTTTATTCCTTACCTTCTGAAGAAGAACCCGTAGCGATCGCGGTTCCTGTGTCTACCCCAACTCCTGGGGGTAATTCTCGTTATACTGTGGTCATAGATGCAGGCCATGGAGGACAAGATCCGGGGGCCGTTGGACTAAGCGGGTTAGAAGAAAAAGGGGTCGTTTTATCTATTGCTTCAGAAGTCGCTAAAATTCTTAAGAAACGGGGTATAGGGGTTATAATGACTCGTTCAGGCGATTCTTTTGTCTCTTTAGCAAGTAGAGTTCAACAGGCAAATCAAGTGAATGCAAATGTATTTATAAGTATCCATGCTAATGCGGTGGGAGGTAATAATAGTCAGGTTAATGGCCTCGAAACCTATTATTATTCTTCTGGTTATCGTTTAGCCTTAGCTATTCATCGTAGTTTACTTAGACAAGTACGAGTGACAGAAAATCGAGGGGTACGACAGGCCCGGTTTTATGTATTACGAAGAACTGAAATGCCTTCAGCTTTAGTAGAGGTGGGGTTTGTCACCGGAAATATTGATAATCGTAACTTATCCAGTGTTAGTTATCGACAAAAATTAGCAGACGCGATCGCGGATGGAATTACAGAATATTT is a window of Aphanothece sacrum FPU1 DNA encoding:
- a CDS encoding TIGR04282 family arsenosugar biosynthesis glycosyltransferase encodes the protein MSNLKHSQSNNLIIFTRYPEPGKTKTRLIPALGAQGAANLQRQLTEHTVKEAKKLFPNITISIYYTGQNQQVMQDWLGDNLTYYTQANGDLGNRMKSAFTDSFNLGFSKVIIIGIDCPDLNITILQQAFSCLDNHDLVLGEAADGGYYLIGLKRVIPEVFQNIPWGTSQVLSITKNIAKKINLSTYILPILSDIDRPEDLPIWKKHQP
- the bioU gene encoding (S)-8-amino-7-oxononanoate synthase BioU, which translates into the protein MNSNNALKVGILGFGGLGQAATRVLSPKQEMLWVAAADLKGYAYCETGLDPDTAIATYHQQGSIGYVEPYGTLSNHSIQELLENATVDGYFLALPNLPNTFMADVARQFIASGWKGVLVDALKRTSAVEQLLQLQDELKAAGITYMTGCGATPGLLTAAAAIAAQSYTEIHSVKITFGVGIANWEAYRATIREDIAHLPGFDVEKARAMTDAEVEAFLDKTNGILTLENMEHADDIMLELAGICSRDRVTVGGIVDTRNPKKPLSTNVKVTGRTFEGKISTHTFTLGDETSMAANVCGPAFGYLKAGISLHRRGIYGLLTATEVMPQFVK
- the tnpA gene encoding IS200/IS605 family transposase — encoded protein: MSNAYNHGFRSVYRLNAHIVFVVKYRKQAISEPILSRLQEIFKDTLNKWDCELLEFNGESDHVHLLIDYKPDKPLSTLIGNLKTVSSRLIRKENPDLSKKYFYGKPYFWTGSYFVASCGGVTVEQLKNYVENQNSPKK
- a CDS encoding RNA-guided endonuclease InsQ/TnpB family protein, giving the protein MLNVLKVRIYPNQPQEIALNRNLGCARFVYNFYLNKTNNQYQETGIGMTYCQMAKDLTQLKKLPDFEWLQESTAATLQQALKNLEAAFKNFFSKRAKFPKFKSKYKQQSIRYPEGCSLNNNGLKLPKLGIVKAKLSKEILGKIKSVTVSKTSTGKYFASILFESDDLIINKTSKVSGIDLGLSSLVTVFDGETTYKVDPIKPTRKYAKRLKRRQQKLSRRTKGSNNRRKAIKEVALVHEKITNTRQDFLHKLSRKLVDENQVIVAENLCIKGLARTKLAKSILDAGFGMLLNFLSYKLEREGGKLVQVDRFYPSTKTCSCCGFKNNLINLSIRDWVCPNCQTHHDRDENAAKNIRAEGLRILSINTAGQTEF
- a CDS encoding N-acetylmuramoyl-L-alanine amidase: MKQFQQIVWGVVISQTICISVNANSLDYWDFDVEQNRLEIVTQDDIRPKAEMISNPTRLIIDLPGVQLEQPSIRQGDISGYVREVRVGQVTAYTTRIVVELGPQYSMRPWEVRVRSLAPNRWFVQLAKFQPLGVYSLPSEEEPVAIAVPVSTPTPGGNSRYTVVIDAGHGGQDPGAVGLSGLEEKGVVLSIASEVAKILKKRGIGVIMTRSGDSFVSLASRVQQANQVNANVFISIHANAVGGNNSQVNGLETYYYSSGYRLALAIHRSLLRQVRVTENRGVRQARFYVLRRTEMPSALVEVGFVTGNIDNRNLSSVSYRQKLADAIADGITEYLR